One Pelodiscus sinensis isolate JC-2024 unplaced genomic scaffold, ASM4963464v1 ctg154, whole genome shotgun sequence DNA window includes the following coding sequences:
- the LOC102447513 gene encoding LOW QUALITY PROTEIN: protein fuzzy homolog (The sequence of the model RefSeq protein was modified relative to this genomic sequence to represent the inferred CDS: inserted 2 bases in 2 codons; deleted 1 base in 1 codon) produces MGEEGGSVTLLCLTASSGVPLFWRSKGASSKHQLPFSVIGSLNGGAHVXGANLDVLLTATCTANTRVAWRVFHNSITLIVLSSEEGASDFALGRLLDNAFSAMVLILGLEELVNVRNIERLKKDLRACYKLIDSFLVPLERSGDLTQCVECVPVPHSAVLQECLEAFAGAAESRFGCLVVGGRLALATEPWWQLAPQELLLLSWLVGSLPPHTTRDYPIYLPHGSPTVPHRLLTCQLLPGLEACLLCGPSPALPTVETELVPRFWKPLLEPLQACVSPPPAGASLPPGVLAFLLINREQRSSQSSVQLPASAGEGLSPKGRARALRHFYALITTCYFPWEGSPAPLQEPFQAGFPHHAXHCYIVSTTHKAYAIHAPQHQLFLLLASHVPTFSLRSLATRALQHLIGDATC; encoded by the exons atgggggaggagggaggctccgTCACTCTGCTCTGCCTCACCGCCAGCAGCGGGGTCCCCCTGTTCTGG CGCAGCAAAGGGGCATCCTCCAAGCACCAG CTGCCCTTCTCGGTGATCGGCTCCCTGAATGGGGGTGCACATG CGGGGGCAAACCTGGACGTCCTGCTGACGGCAACCTGCACCGCCAACACCCGTGTGGCTTGGAGGGTCTTCCACAACAG CATCACCCTCATCGTCCTGTCATCGGAGGAAGGAGCCAGTGACTTTGCCCTGGGGCGCCTGCTGGACAACGCTTTCAGCGCCATG GTGCTGATCCTGGGCTTGGAGGAGCTGGTGAACGTCCGCAACATTGAACGCCTcaaaaaggacctgagg gcctgctaCAAGCTGATTGACAGCTTCCTGGTGCCCCTGGAGCGGAGCGGGGACCTGACCCAGTGTGTGGAGTGTGTCCCTGTGCCCCACAGCGCAGTCCTGCAG GAGTGCCTGGAGGCCTTCGCGGGCGCAGCTGAGAGCCGCTTTGGCTGTCTGGTGGTtggggggcgcctggcgctggcCACGGAGCCCTGGTGGCAGCTGgccccccaggagctgctgttGCTGAGCTGGCTGGTGGGCTCGCTGCCCCCCCACACGACACGGGACTACCCCATCTACCTGCCCCACGGCAGCCCCACG gtcccccACCGGCTCCTCACCTGCCAGCTGCTGCCCGGCCTGGAGGCCTGCTTGCTCtgtgggcccagcccagccctgcccaccgtGGAGACCGAG ctgGTGCCACGGTTCTGGAAGCCGCTGCTGGAGCCACTGCAGGCCTGTGTgagccccccgcccgccggcGCCTCGCTGCCCCCCGGAGTCCTGGC GTTTTTGTTGATCAATCGGGAACAGAGAAGCAGCCAGAGCTCAGTGCAGCTCCCAGCATCAGCGGGGGAGG gtctaTCCCCCAAGGGCCGAGCTCGGGCCCTGCGCCACTTCTATGCCCTGATCACCACCTGCTACTTCCCCTGGGAGGGCAGCccag CCCCCCTGCAGGAGCCGTTCCAAGCTGGCTTTCCACACCACG CGCACTGCTACATAGTGAGCACCACCCACAAGGCCTATGCCATCcatgccccccagcaccagctcttccTGCTCCTGGCATCACACGTGCCCACCTTCAGCCTGCGGTCCCTAGCCACCCGTGCCCTGCAGCACCTCATCGGGGACGCTACCTGCTGA